GAAAAAAATAGTTAAAGATGGGAAAAAATTTACCGGACAAGGTGTGTCCGCTCGGGGTACGCTTCACGAAGAAACCGTATATGGGAAAAGAAAATCTCCATTCGGAGACGAACATTTTTACACAGTTAGAAAACCTATCGGAAGTCTTACTCCCGCTATGATACGAGACAAGATCGTTGACCCTGAAATCCGTAAACTGATATGGGAACGTCTAATGAAGTACGACATAAATCCTAACGATAAAAAATTTGAAATACCCAAAGACGCGTTTGCTAAACCGATATACTTACGAAACAAAAATGGCGACCCTGTACCGGTTTTTAAGGTGAGAATTCGTGTCGAATCATCAAATATACTTCAGATGCGAGAAGGGGTTAATCAATGGGTTGATCCCAAAACAAATTTGATGGTTATTTTATATCGTGATCAACAAGGAACATTGTATGAAGAAGTTTTAAATTTTTTTGAAGCAACAAAAAGAAAAATCAATAAGCAATCGCTTATTAGTATTCACGAAAACAAGCAGTACTTTGAATCTATTCAAAAAAACGACCTTTTCGTACTTGGGTTAGCTAAGTCACAATTCAGAACTTATTTTTCAAGGCCTGACATCCTAAGCAAACATCTTTATAAAGTAGAAGCTATTTCATCAAAGTATTATGAGTTTAGGCTTCACTGCGAATCAACTCAAAAAAACAATGATTTCCCGGAATACCTTATAATTAGTAGCTTGGGAGCAGGAAAAAAAGGTTGGCTAACTTTTAATCCAATAAAAGTAAAAATTGACCCATTAGGAAACATTGTCGAGGATGCTTAAACGAACCGTTTACATCACCAATCCTTTTCACATCAGTTGCCGTCTGAAACAACTGATATTGACACCTAAAGAGGATGGTAAAGAAACTACCATGCCCGTCGAAGATTTGGGTTTTGTGATATTGGATCATCCTAATACGACCATCACATTGGCCGCTTTGCAGGAACTTCAAGCCAATAACACGGCGGTGATTGTCTGCGATGCAAAGCATCTTCCTGCCGGATTACTATTGCCATTAGAAGGACATTATCTGCATAGTGAACGATTAGCGACTCAAATACAAGCTTCAGAACCGCTCAAAAAACAACTGTGGCAATATACCATCAAATACAAAATACGAAATCAAGCTAAACTTTTAGAAAGCTTGGGGTATCCGTTTGAAGCGGTAAAACGTCATGCAGACGAGGTCAAAAGCGGCGATACTTCAGGAGAGGAAGCCAAAGCGTCGCGTCATTATTGGAAAAATTTATTTCCGAATATGGACTTTCGGCGCGATCCTGACGGTGCATGGCCTAATGCCGCGCTTAACTACGGATATGCTATTTTGCGTGCTGCGGTCGCCCGTGCTCTTGTGGGCAATGGATTGCTTCCGGCACTTGGGATTTTTCATCACAATCGGTACAATGCCTATCCATTGGCGGATGATATGATGGAGCCTTATCGTCCTTTTATAGACAGCTGTATTGTTGAAATTATCAACGACATGCGGGATACAACCGAACTTAATAGAGAAATCAAAGCGCGGTTGATACATACCCTATCATCGGATGTAAAAATGCTGGGCGAGAGAAGTCCCATGTTAGTGGCCATCGAAAGAACGGCCACGTCGCTCTCAAAAAGTTATGAAGAAAACATACGACAGCTTCTCTATCCTGAAATGAATTGACCGCTTAATCATTGACGAGCCGCACTATGCAGTTCGACCGAATTAATGCGTACCGAGTTATGTGGGTTTTTGTTTTTTTTGATCTCCCTACCGAAACTAAACCTGAGCGCAAAGCCCATGCGCAGTTTCGTAAAGAATTGATGAAAGACGGCTTTACGATGATGCAATTTTCAGTGTATGTGCGTCACTGCGCCAGCGCAGAAAGCGCGGAAGCGCATATTCGTCGCGTCAAAGCTTTTATGCCCAAAAAAGGCCATGTCAGTATTTTGCGTATTACCGATAAGCAGTACGGAGATATACTCAATATCTGGGGCGCCAAAACCGAACCACTTGAATCACCGCCTGCCCAGTTGGAATTTTTCTAACAATTTTTCGCCAAAAGCACAAAATAAGCCGACGTCTTAGTTTCGCAGTAATTCAAAAAATTAAAAAAAGAAAAAGATGCCCTTTATTGCAAAAAGAGCATCTTTTTTCATTTTTAAACGATATTTAAGCCCTCTAAGTCGAACGATTGTGTGAGTTACAATCACATCGAATATCGTTCATACACCTTTGAAATCAAACCACAACCGGCTTGCCCATTGCTCAACATTACGCTTTAATATCGTTCATACACCTTTGAAATCAAACCACAACGATTTTTTTGGCAATCGCTGTTTTAGGCTTAATATCGTTCATACACCTTTGAAATCAAACCACAACAGAGTGCGTTATTTGACGGTTGTTTCCCTCAATATCGTTCATACACCTTTGAAATCAAACCACAACTGTTTGATTCTTTAAGTTGCGTTATCGTAGAATATCGTTCATACACCTTTGAAATCAAACCACAACCTTCAGTTTGCGATTCAAATGTTTCCGATGAATATCGTTCATACACCTTTGAAATCAAACCACAACA
The genomic region above belongs to bacterium and contains:
- the cas1 gene encoding type II CRISPR-associated endonuclease Cas1; its protein translation is MLKRTVYITNPFHISCRLKQLILTPKEDGKETTMPVEDLGFVILDHPNTTITLAALQELQANNTAVIVCDAKHLPAGLLLPLEGHYLHSERLATQIQASEPLKKQLWQYTIKYKIRNQAKLLESLGYPFEAVKRHADEVKSGDTSGEEAKASRHYWKNLFPNMDFRRDPDGAWPNAALNYGYAILRAAVARALVGNGLLPALGIFHHNRYNAYPLADDMMEPYRPFIDSCIVEIINDMRDTTELNREIKARLIHTLSSDVKMLGERSPMLVAIERTATSLSKSYEENIRQLLYPEMN
- the cas2 gene encoding CRISPR-associated endonuclease Cas2, translated to MQFDRINAYRVMWVFVFFDLPTETKPERKAHAQFRKELMKDGFTMMQFSVYVRHCASAESAEAHIRRVKAFMPKKGHVSILRITDKQYGDILNIWGAKTEPLESPPAQLEFF